A part of Caretta caretta isolate rCarCar2 chromosome 1, rCarCar1.hap1, whole genome shotgun sequence genomic DNA contains:
- the LOC125623571 gene encoding uncharacterized protein LOC125623571 isoform X4, producing MWRRGNNAENRADGDPRKSRRRCDGIMSENEEENPQQDGLQIEEPSVALSEKSKGKDSQSPDWEDDYEDEWGTENQERNLPGKKWGESPPRERGFRKFKDIIAQQRPHTGEKPHKCPDCGKSFSRRSNLIQHQRTHTGQRPYKCPECGKTFSLRSTLTRHQQTHLQEKPYKCTECGKSFRQSSDLITHQRVHTGETPYRCAVCGKSFGRSSNLSQHQTTHMGDRPYQCVDCLKSFRSSSALVQHQRSHTGEKPYQCSECGSRFLQSSDLIKHQRIHTGERPYQCPTCGKCFSQSSSLTEHQRTHTGERPYHCTECGKRFCQSSTLIQHQRIHTGEKPYRCTECGKSFCRSSNLNQHLTIHMIKKPHRCTDCGKGFSQLTNLTIHQRIHSGQTP from the exons ATGTGGAGGAGAGGAAACAATgcagaaaacagggcagatggAGACCCCAGAAAGAGCAGGAGACGCT GTGATGGGATCATGAGTGAAAACGAGGAGGAGAATCCACAGCAGGATGGTCTTCAAATAGAGGAACCAAGTGTAGCATTGTCAGAAAAATCCAAAGGGAAAGATTCCCAGAGCCCTGACTGGGAAGATGACTATGAGGATGAGTGGGGGACAGAAAATCAGGAGAGAAACCTTCCAGGAAAGAAATGGGGTGAATCTCCTCCCCGAGAGAGAGGTTTCAGGAAATTCAAAGACATCATTGCCCAGCAGAGGCCTCACACTGGAGAGAAACCTCATAAATGTCCCGACTGTGGGAAGAGCTTTAGTCGGAGATCAAACCTCATTCAGCACCAGAGGAcccacacaggccagagaccttacAAGTGCCCCgaatgtgggaaaaccttcagCCTGCGCTCGACACTTACAAGACATCAGCAAACTCACCTGCAGGAGAAGCCCTATAAATGCActgagtgcgggaagagcttccgCCAGAGCTCAGACCTGATCACCCACCAGCGAGTGCACACAGGAGAGACACCTTACCGGTGTGCTGTGTGCGGGAAGAGCTTTGGGCGGAGCTCCAACCTGAGCCAACACCAGACCACGCACATGGGGGACAGACCCTATCAATGTGTTGACTGCCTGAAGAGCTTCCGGAGCAGTTCCGCCCTGGTGCAGCACCAGAGGAGCCACACGGGGGAGAAACCCTATCAGTGCTCTGAATGCGGGAGCCGCTTCCTGCAGAGCTCGGACCTGATCAAACACCAGAGGATCCACACCGGGGAGAGGCCCTACCAGTGCCCCACCTGTGGGAAATGCTTCAGCCAGAGCTCCTCACTCACTGAGCACCAGAGGACACACACCGGGGAGCGACCTTACCATTGCACCGAGTGCGGGAAACGTTTTTGCCAGAGCTCCACACTCATCCAGCACCAGAGGATCCACACGGGGGAGAAGCCCTACAGATGcactgagtgcgggaaaagcttctgCCGGAGCTCCAACCTGAATCAGCATCTGACAATCCACATGATAAAGAAACCTCATCGGTGCACTGACTGTGGGAAGGGCTTCAGTCAGCTCACTAACCTTACTATACACCAGAGAATCCACTCTGGACAGACACCCTAG
- the LOC125623571 gene encoding uncharacterized protein LOC125623571 isoform X7 yields MSENEEENPQQDGLQIEEPSVALSEKSKGKDSQSPDWEDDYEDEWGTENQERNLPGKKWGESPPRERGFRKFKDIIAQQRPHTGEKPHKCPDCGKSFSRRSNLIQHQRTHTGQRPYKCPECGKTFSLRSTLTRHQQTHLQEKPYKCTECGKSFRQSSDLITHQRVHTGETPYRCAVCGKSFGRSSNLSQHQTTHMGDRPYQCVDCLKSFRSSSALVQHQRSHTGEKPYQCSECGSRFLQSSDLIKHQRIHTGERPYQCPTCGKCFSQSSSLTEHQRTHTGERPYHCTECGKRFCQSSTLIQHQRIHTGEKPYRCTECGKSFCRSSNLNQHLTIHMIKKPHRCTDCGKGFSQLTNLTIHQRIHSGQTP; encoded by the coding sequence ATGAGTGAAAACGAGGAGGAGAATCCACAGCAGGATGGTCTTCAAATAGAGGAACCAAGTGTAGCATTGTCAGAAAAATCCAAAGGGAAAGATTCCCAGAGCCCTGACTGGGAAGATGACTATGAGGATGAGTGGGGGACAGAAAATCAGGAGAGAAACCTTCCAGGAAAGAAATGGGGTGAATCTCCTCCCCGAGAGAGAGGTTTCAGGAAATTCAAAGACATCATTGCCCAGCAGAGGCCTCACACTGGAGAGAAACCTCATAAATGTCCCGACTGTGGGAAGAGCTTTAGTCGGAGATCAAACCTCATTCAGCACCAGAGGAcccacacaggccagagaccttacAAGTGCCCCgaatgtgggaaaaccttcagCCTGCGCTCGACACTTACAAGACATCAGCAAACTCACCTGCAGGAGAAGCCCTATAAATGCActgagtgcgggaagagcttccgCCAGAGCTCAGACCTGATCACCCACCAGCGAGTGCACACAGGAGAGACACCTTACCGGTGTGCTGTGTGCGGGAAGAGCTTTGGGCGGAGCTCCAACCTGAGCCAACACCAGACCACGCACATGGGGGACAGACCCTATCAATGTGTTGACTGCCTGAAGAGCTTCCGGAGCAGTTCCGCCCTGGTGCAGCACCAGAGGAGCCACACGGGGGAGAAACCCTATCAGTGCTCTGAATGCGGGAGCCGCTTCCTGCAGAGCTCGGACCTGATCAAACACCAGAGGATCCACACCGGGGAGAGGCCCTACCAGTGCCCCACCTGTGGGAAATGCTTCAGCCAGAGCTCCTCACTCACTGAGCACCAGAGGACACACACCGGGGAGCGACCTTACCATTGCACCGAGTGCGGGAAACGTTTTTGCCAGAGCTCCACACTCATCCAGCACCAGAGGATCCACACGGGGGAGAAGCCCTACAGATGcactgagtgcgggaaaagcttctgCCGGAGCTCCAACCTGAATCAGCATCTGACAATCCACATGATAAAGAAACCTCATCGGTGCACTGACTGTGGGAAGGGCTTCAGTCAGCTCACTAACCTTACTATACACCAGAGAATCCACTCTGGACAGACACCCTAG
- the LOC125623571 gene encoding uncharacterized protein LOC125623571 isoform X5 produces MNPPGAAESTGDGIMSENEEENPQQDGLQIEEPSVALSEKSKGKDSQSPDWEDDYEDEWGTENQERNLPGKKWGESPPRERGFRKFKDIIAQQRPHTGEKPHKCPDCGKSFSRRSNLIQHQRTHTGQRPYKCPECGKTFSLRSTLTRHQQTHLQEKPYKCTECGKSFRQSSDLITHQRVHTGETPYRCAVCGKSFGRSSNLSQHQTTHMGDRPYQCVDCLKSFRSSSALVQHQRSHTGEKPYQCSECGSRFLQSSDLIKHQRIHTGERPYQCPTCGKCFSQSSSLTEHQRTHTGERPYHCTECGKRFCQSSTLIQHQRIHTGEKPYRCTECGKSFCRSSNLNQHLTIHMIKKPHRCTDCGKGFSQLTNLTIHQRIHSGQTP; encoded by the exons ATGAATCCCCCGGGAGCAGCTGAGAGCA CAGGTGATGGGATCATGAGTGAAAACGAGGAGGAGAATCCACAGCAGGATGGTCTTCAAATAGAGGAACCAAGTGTAGCATTGTCAGAAAAATCCAAAGGGAAAGATTCCCAGAGCCCTGACTGGGAAGATGACTATGAGGATGAGTGGGGGACAGAAAATCAGGAGAGAAACCTTCCAGGAAAGAAATGGGGTGAATCTCCTCCCCGAGAGAGAGGTTTCAGGAAATTCAAAGACATCATTGCCCAGCAGAGGCCTCACACTGGAGAGAAACCTCATAAATGTCCCGACTGTGGGAAGAGCTTTAGTCGGAGATCAAACCTCATTCAGCACCAGAGGAcccacacaggccagagaccttacAAGTGCCCCgaatgtgggaaaaccttcagCCTGCGCTCGACACTTACAAGACATCAGCAAACTCACCTGCAGGAGAAGCCCTATAAATGCActgagtgcgggaagagcttccgCCAGAGCTCAGACCTGATCACCCACCAGCGAGTGCACACAGGAGAGACACCTTACCGGTGTGCTGTGTGCGGGAAGAGCTTTGGGCGGAGCTCCAACCTGAGCCAACACCAGACCACGCACATGGGGGACAGACCCTATCAATGTGTTGACTGCCTGAAGAGCTTCCGGAGCAGTTCCGCCCTGGTGCAGCACCAGAGGAGCCACACGGGGGAGAAACCCTATCAGTGCTCTGAATGCGGGAGCCGCTTCCTGCAGAGCTCGGACCTGATCAAACACCAGAGGATCCACACCGGGGAGAGGCCCTACCAGTGCCCCACCTGTGGGAAATGCTTCAGCCAGAGCTCCTCACTCACTGAGCACCAGAGGACACACACCGGGGAGCGACCTTACCATTGCACCGAGTGCGGGAAACGTTTTTGCCAGAGCTCCACACTCATCCAGCACCAGAGGATCCACACGGGGGAGAAGCCCTACAGATGcactgagtgcgggaaaagcttctgCCGGAGCTCCAACCTGAATCAGCATCTGACAATCCACATGATAAAGAAACCTCATCGGTGCACTGACTGTGGGAAGGGCTTCAGTCAGCTCACTAACCTTACTATACACCAGAGAATCCACTCTGGACAGACACCCTAG
- the LOC125623571 gene encoding uncharacterized protein LOC125623571 isoform X2: MEQGKEPCVPNLHASIDRELPRGAYPGDGIMSENEEENPQQDGLQIEEPSVALSEKSKGKDSQSPDWEDDYEDEWGTENQERNLPGKKWGESPPRERGFRKFKDIIAQQRPHTGEKPHKCPDCGKSFSRRSNLIQHQRTHTGQRPYKCPECGKTFSLRSTLTRHQQTHLQEKPYKCTECGKSFRQSSDLITHQRVHTGETPYRCAVCGKSFGRSSNLSQHQTTHMGDRPYQCVDCLKSFRSSSALVQHQRSHTGEKPYQCSECGSRFLQSSDLIKHQRIHTGERPYQCPTCGKCFSQSSSLTEHQRTHTGERPYHCTECGKRFCQSSTLIQHQRIHTGEKPYRCTECGKSFCRSSNLNQHLTIHMIKKPHRCTDCGKGFSQLTNLTIHQRIHSGQTP, from the exons ATGGAACAAGGGAAAGAGCCATGTGTCCCCAATCTGCATGCCTCCATAGACAGGGAGCTCCCAAGGGGTGCCTATCCAG GTGATGGGATCATGAGTGAAAACGAGGAGGAGAATCCACAGCAGGATGGTCTTCAAATAGAGGAACCAAGTGTAGCATTGTCAGAAAAATCCAAAGGGAAAGATTCCCAGAGCCCTGACTGGGAAGATGACTATGAGGATGAGTGGGGGACAGAAAATCAGGAGAGAAACCTTCCAGGAAAGAAATGGGGTGAATCTCCTCCCCGAGAGAGAGGTTTCAGGAAATTCAAAGACATCATTGCCCAGCAGAGGCCTCACACTGGAGAGAAACCTCATAAATGTCCCGACTGTGGGAAGAGCTTTAGTCGGAGATCAAACCTCATTCAGCACCAGAGGAcccacacaggccagagaccttacAAGTGCCCCgaatgtgggaaaaccttcagCCTGCGCTCGACACTTACAAGACATCAGCAAACTCACCTGCAGGAGAAGCCCTATAAATGCActgagtgcgggaagagcttccgCCAGAGCTCAGACCTGATCACCCACCAGCGAGTGCACACAGGAGAGACACCTTACCGGTGTGCTGTGTGCGGGAAGAGCTTTGGGCGGAGCTCCAACCTGAGCCAACACCAGACCACGCACATGGGGGACAGACCCTATCAATGTGTTGACTGCCTGAAGAGCTTCCGGAGCAGTTCCGCCCTGGTGCAGCACCAGAGGAGCCACACGGGGGAGAAACCCTATCAGTGCTCTGAATGCGGGAGCCGCTTCCTGCAGAGCTCGGACCTGATCAAACACCAGAGGATCCACACCGGGGAGAGGCCCTACCAGTGCCCCACCTGTGGGAAATGCTTCAGCCAGAGCTCCTCACTCACTGAGCACCAGAGGACACACACCGGGGAGCGACCTTACCATTGCACCGAGTGCGGGAAACGTTTTTGCCAGAGCTCCACACTCATCCAGCACCAGAGGATCCACACGGGGGAGAAGCCCTACAGATGcactgagtgcgggaaaagcttctgCCGGAGCTCCAACCTGAATCAGCATCTGACAATCCACATGATAAAGAAACCTCATCGGTGCACTGACTGTGGGAAGGGCTTCAGTCAGCTCACTAACCTTACTATACACCAGAGAATCCACTCTGGACAGACACCCTAG
- the LOC125623571 gene encoding uncharacterized protein LOC125623571 isoform X1, giving the protein MEQGKEPCVPNLHASIDRELPRGAYPAGDGIMSENEEENPQQDGLQIEEPSVALSEKSKGKDSQSPDWEDDYEDEWGTENQERNLPGKKWGESPPRERGFRKFKDIIAQQRPHTGEKPHKCPDCGKSFSRRSNLIQHQRTHTGQRPYKCPECGKTFSLRSTLTRHQQTHLQEKPYKCTECGKSFRQSSDLITHQRVHTGETPYRCAVCGKSFGRSSNLSQHQTTHMGDRPYQCVDCLKSFRSSSALVQHQRSHTGEKPYQCSECGSRFLQSSDLIKHQRIHTGERPYQCPTCGKCFSQSSSLTEHQRTHTGERPYHCTECGKRFCQSSTLIQHQRIHTGEKPYRCTECGKSFCRSSNLNQHLTIHMIKKPHRCTDCGKGFSQLTNLTIHQRIHSGQTP; this is encoded by the exons ATGGAACAAGGGAAAGAGCCATGTGTCCCCAATCTGCATGCCTCCATAGACAGGGAGCTCCCAAGGGGTGCCTATCCAG CAGGTGATGGGATCATGAGTGAAAACGAGGAGGAGAATCCACAGCAGGATGGTCTTCAAATAGAGGAACCAAGTGTAGCATTGTCAGAAAAATCCAAAGGGAAAGATTCCCAGAGCCCTGACTGGGAAGATGACTATGAGGATGAGTGGGGGACAGAAAATCAGGAGAGAAACCTTCCAGGAAAGAAATGGGGTGAATCTCCTCCCCGAGAGAGAGGTTTCAGGAAATTCAAAGACATCATTGCCCAGCAGAGGCCTCACACTGGAGAGAAACCTCATAAATGTCCCGACTGTGGGAAGAGCTTTAGTCGGAGATCAAACCTCATTCAGCACCAGAGGAcccacacaggccagagaccttacAAGTGCCCCgaatgtgggaaaaccttcagCCTGCGCTCGACACTTACAAGACATCAGCAAACTCACCTGCAGGAGAAGCCCTATAAATGCActgagtgcgggaagagcttccgCCAGAGCTCAGACCTGATCACCCACCAGCGAGTGCACACAGGAGAGACACCTTACCGGTGTGCTGTGTGCGGGAAGAGCTTTGGGCGGAGCTCCAACCTGAGCCAACACCAGACCACGCACATGGGGGACAGACCCTATCAATGTGTTGACTGCCTGAAGAGCTTCCGGAGCAGTTCCGCCCTGGTGCAGCACCAGAGGAGCCACACGGGGGAGAAACCCTATCAGTGCTCTGAATGCGGGAGCCGCTTCCTGCAGAGCTCGGACCTGATCAAACACCAGAGGATCCACACCGGGGAGAGGCCCTACCAGTGCCCCACCTGTGGGAAATGCTTCAGCCAGAGCTCCTCACTCACTGAGCACCAGAGGACACACACCGGGGAGCGACCTTACCATTGCACCGAGTGCGGGAAACGTTTTTGCCAGAGCTCCACACTCATCCAGCACCAGAGGATCCACACGGGGGAGAAGCCCTACAGATGcactgagtgcgggaaaagcttctgCCGGAGCTCCAACCTGAATCAGCATCTGACAATCCACATGATAAAGAAACCTCATCGGTGCACTGACTGTGGGAAGGGCTTCAGTCAGCTCACTAACCTTACTATACACCAGAGAATCCACTCTGGACAGACACCCTAG
- the LOC125623571 gene encoding uncharacterized protein LOC125623571 isoform X6, translating to MNPPGAAESSDGIMSENEEENPQQDGLQIEEPSVALSEKSKGKDSQSPDWEDDYEDEWGTENQERNLPGKKWGESPPRERGFRKFKDIIAQQRPHTGEKPHKCPDCGKSFSRRSNLIQHQRTHTGQRPYKCPECGKTFSLRSTLTRHQQTHLQEKPYKCTECGKSFRQSSDLITHQRVHTGETPYRCAVCGKSFGRSSNLSQHQTTHMGDRPYQCVDCLKSFRSSSALVQHQRSHTGEKPYQCSECGSRFLQSSDLIKHQRIHTGERPYQCPTCGKCFSQSSSLTEHQRTHTGERPYHCTECGKRFCQSSTLIQHQRIHTGEKPYRCTECGKSFCRSSNLNQHLTIHMIKKPHRCTDCGKGFSQLTNLTIHQRIHSGQTP from the exons ATGAATCCCCCGGGAGCAGCTGAGAGCA GTGATGGGATCATGAGTGAAAACGAGGAGGAGAATCCACAGCAGGATGGTCTTCAAATAGAGGAACCAAGTGTAGCATTGTCAGAAAAATCCAAAGGGAAAGATTCCCAGAGCCCTGACTGGGAAGATGACTATGAGGATGAGTGGGGGACAGAAAATCAGGAGAGAAACCTTCCAGGAAAGAAATGGGGTGAATCTCCTCCCCGAGAGAGAGGTTTCAGGAAATTCAAAGACATCATTGCCCAGCAGAGGCCTCACACTGGAGAGAAACCTCATAAATGTCCCGACTGTGGGAAGAGCTTTAGTCGGAGATCAAACCTCATTCAGCACCAGAGGAcccacacaggccagagaccttacAAGTGCCCCgaatgtgggaaaaccttcagCCTGCGCTCGACACTTACAAGACATCAGCAAACTCACCTGCAGGAGAAGCCCTATAAATGCActgagtgcgggaagagcttccgCCAGAGCTCAGACCTGATCACCCACCAGCGAGTGCACACAGGAGAGACACCTTACCGGTGTGCTGTGTGCGGGAAGAGCTTTGGGCGGAGCTCCAACCTGAGCCAACACCAGACCACGCACATGGGGGACAGACCCTATCAATGTGTTGACTGCCTGAAGAGCTTCCGGAGCAGTTCCGCCCTGGTGCAGCACCAGAGGAGCCACACGGGGGAGAAACCCTATCAGTGCTCTGAATGCGGGAGCCGCTTCCTGCAGAGCTCGGACCTGATCAAACACCAGAGGATCCACACCGGGGAGAGGCCCTACCAGTGCCCCACCTGTGGGAAATGCTTCAGCCAGAGCTCCTCACTCACTGAGCACCAGAGGACACACACCGGGGAGCGACCTTACCATTGCACCGAGTGCGGGAAACGTTTTTGCCAGAGCTCCACACTCATCCAGCACCAGAGGATCCACACGGGGGAGAAGCCCTACAGATGcactgagtgcgggaaaagcttctgCCGGAGCTCCAACCTGAATCAGCATCTGACAATCCACATGATAAAGAAACCTCATCGGTGCACTGACTGTGGGAAGGGCTTCAGTCAGCTCACTAACCTTACTATACACCAGAGAATCCACTCTGGACAGACACCCTAG
- the LOC125623571 gene encoding uncharacterized protein LOC125623571 isoform X3 — MWRRGNNAENRADGDPRKSRRRSGDGIMSENEEENPQQDGLQIEEPSVALSEKSKGKDSQSPDWEDDYEDEWGTENQERNLPGKKWGESPPRERGFRKFKDIIAQQRPHTGEKPHKCPDCGKSFSRRSNLIQHQRTHTGQRPYKCPECGKTFSLRSTLTRHQQTHLQEKPYKCTECGKSFRQSSDLITHQRVHTGETPYRCAVCGKSFGRSSNLSQHQTTHMGDRPYQCVDCLKSFRSSSALVQHQRSHTGEKPYQCSECGSRFLQSSDLIKHQRIHTGERPYQCPTCGKCFSQSSSLTEHQRTHTGERPYHCTECGKRFCQSSTLIQHQRIHTGEKPYRCTECGKSFCRSSNLNQHLTIHMIKKPHRCTDCGKGFSQLTNLTIHQRIHSGQTP, encoded by the exons ATGTGGAGGAGAGGAAACAATgcagaaaacagggcagatggAGACCCCAGAAAGAGCAGGAGACGCT CAGGTGATGGGATCATGAGTGAAAACGAGGAGGAGAATCCACAGCAGGATGGTCTTCAAATAGAGGAACCAAGTGTAGCATTGTCAGAAAAATCCAAAGGGAAAGATTCCCAGAGCCCTGACTGGGAAGATGACTATGAGGATGAGTGGGGGACAGAAAATCAGGAGAGAAACCTTCCAGGAAAGAAATGGGGTGAATCTCCTCCCCGAGAGAGAGGTTTCAGGAAATTCAAAGACATCATTGCCCAGCAGAGGCCTCACACTGGAGAGAAACCTCATAAATGTCCCGACTGTGGGAAGAGCTTTAGTCGGAGATCAAACCTCATTCAGCACCAGAGGAcccacacaggccagagaccttacAAGTGCCCCgaatgtgggaaaaccttcagCCTGCGCTCGACACTTACAAGACATCAGCAAACTCACCTGCAGGAGAAGCCCTATAAATGCActgagtgcgggaagagcttccgCCAGAGCTCAGACCTGATCACCCACCAGCGAGTGCACACAGGAGAGACACCTTACCGGTGTGCTGTGTGCGGGAAGAGCTTTGGGCGGAGCTCCAACCTGAGCCAACACCAGACCACGCACATGGGGGACAGACCCTATCAATGTGTTGACTGCCTGAAGAGCTTCCGGAGCAGTTCCGCCCTGGTGCAGCACCAGAGGAGCCACACGGGGGAGAAACCCTATCAGTGCTCTGAATGCGGGAGCCGCTTCCTGCAGAGCTCGGACCTGATCAAACACCAGAGGATCCACACCGGGGAGAGGCCCTACCAGTGCCCCACCTGTGGGAAATGCTTCAGCCAGAGCTCCTCACTCACTGAGCACCAGAGGACACACACCGGGGAGCGACCTTACCATTGCACCGAGTGCGGGAAACGTTTTTGCCAGAGCTCCACACTCATCCAGCACCAGAGGATCCACACGGGGGAGAAGCCCTACAGATGcactgagtgcgggaaaagcttctgCCGGAGCTCCAACCTGAATCAGCATCTGACAATCCACATGATAAAGAAACCTCATCGGTGCACTGACTGTGGGAAGGGCTTCAGTCAGCTCACTAACCTTACTATACACCAGAGAATCCACTCTGGACAGACACCCTAG